In one window of Caballeronia sp. TF1N1 DNA:
- a CDS encoding DUF4148 domain-containing protein has translation MLRYADRITFIGAGVIVLSLLAVNLLPKQDRRSDDRTNMMSRDRGAVVRGSVREEAPEPAKAPVVAVADARPQTETATATATAAEITRDEPAPRPVAQAEPARVHRAQKRTLETRKTAREKHRGNHAVAQTRVAPLEAAAVRAPVPPVQRAPLESAAANTLDKPARAPATDAPMPVAAKPSPVANAAPAYVVSTQAPKTRAEVQDELRRARMNGNLPRFGNPDPYGPGGTPSATAP, from the coding sequence ATGCTCCGCTACGCAGACCGCATTACGTTTATTGGCGCGGGTGTCATCGTGCTGTCCTTGCTGGCCGTCAACCTGCTGCCCAAGCAGGACCGACGCAGCGACGACAGGACGAACATGATGTCGCGCGACCGCGGCGCAGTCGTGCGCGGCAGCGTGCGCGAGGAAGCGCCGGAGCCTGCAAAGGCGCCTGTCGTAGCCGTCGCCGATGCGCGTCCCCAGACCGAAACCGCGACCGCAACCGCAACCGCAGCCGAAATTACACGCGATGAACCCGCGCCCAGGCCGGTTGCACAGGCAGAACCGGCGCGCGTGCATCGCGCACAGAAGCGGACATTGGAAACCAGAAAGACTGCGCGCGAAAAGCATCGCGGTAACCATGCCGTCGCGCAAACCCGCGTGGCGCCGCTTGAGGCCGCGGCGGTGCGCGCGCCTGTGCCGCCCGTGCAACGCGCGCCGCTCGAATCCGCAGCCGCGAATACGCTCGATAAACCCGCGCGCGCTCCAGCCACGGATGCGCCCATGCCAGTAGCCGCGAAACCAAGCCCGGTTGCTAACGCGGCCCCGGCTTACGTCGTATCGACTCAGGCGCCGAAAACGCGCGCCGAAGTGCAGGACGAGTTGCGCCGGGCGCGCATGAACGGCAACTTGCCTCGCTTCGGCAATCCCGATCCTTACGGTCCCGGCGGCACGCCGAGCGCGACGGCGCCCTAA
- the bluB gene encoding 5,6-dimethylbenzimidazole synthase has translation MNEPFDEAARDAVYRAIHERRDMRHFTREPVAQDALKRIVDAALCAPSVGFMQPWRMLRITCDATREALHAIVERERVATADALGERRDAFMALKVEGMRECAEIIVMALMDGREAHVFGRRTLPQMDLASVACAIQNMWLAARVEGIGMGWVSIFDPDDVADLLGMPEGAQPVAILCLGHVERFYDEPMLETEGWAKRRTREECVFENRWPAASDQS, from the coding sequence ATGAACGAGCCTTTCGACGAAGCCGCGCGCGATGCCGTTTATCGCGCAATCCACGAACGGCGCGACATGCGCCACTTCACGCGCGAACCGGTCGCGCAAGACGCGTTGAAGCGTATCGTCGATGCCGCGCTGTGTGCGCCGAGCGTCGGTTTCATGCAGCCTTGGCGCATGCTGCGCATCACATGCGATGCAACGCGCGAAGCGCTTCACGCTATCGTCGAACGGGAACGTGTCGCCACCGCCGATGCCCTCGGCGAGCGTCGCGACGCTTTCATGGCGCTCAAGGTGGAAGGCATGCGCGAGTGCGCGGAAATCATCGTGATGGCGCTCATGGACGGACGCGAGGCGCACGTCTTCGGCCGGCGCACTTTGCCGCAAATGGATCTCGCGTCGGTGGCGTGCGCCATCCAGAACATGTGGCTTGCGGCGCGCGTGGAAGGCATCGGCATGGGATGGGTCTCTATCTTCGATCCCGACGACGTCGCCGACCTGCTCGGCATGCCGGAAGGCGCGCAGCCGGTCGCGATTCTCTGCTTGGGACATGTCGAGCGCTTTTACGACGAACCCATGCTCGAAACCGAAGGCTGGGCCAAGCGCCGTACCCGCGAGGAATGCGTGTTCGAGAACCGCTGGCCGGCGGCATCGGATCAAAGCTGA
- a CDS encoding PepSY domain-containing protein: MRPVLVRLHRWLGVATALFLFVSGLTGAVIAWDHEIDAWLNPALFHARTEGAALPALELAHKVEAADPRVQVTYLQLGAEPGHTLQMLVTPRTNPATGAPFDVDYSQVAVDPATGVIQGKRLWGTVSLARIDLMPFLYKLHYTLHLPVLGGIDTGTWLLGIVGILWFFDSGIALVLSFPSVKAWRKSFAFRFRRGGYALTFDLHRSGGVWIWGLLLMVAITSISMNLGDPVVRPLVSRLSPLAPTMFDNPELTRAAPKGSTALPAESVLATAVADAKRLDIAAPPGALYYLPAMQAYGVGFFAPGNDHGDGGLGNAWLYYNGYTGKLAGSSIPGRGSAGDIFMQAQFPLHSGRIIGVTGRVLISCVGVMVAILSATGLMIWLRKRTARSRSAASARERVARGQSVSS, from the coding sequence GTGCGGCCCGTTCTGGTTCGGCTCCATCGATGGCTCGGCGTCGCGACAGCGCTCTTCTTGTTCGTGTCCGGTCTCACGGGCGCGGTGATCGCGTGGGATCACGAAATCGACGCGTGGCTCAATCCGGCGTTGTTTCACGCGCGCACGGAAGGCGCCGCGTTGCCGGCGCTCGAACTCGCGCATAAGGTCGAAGCCGCCGATCCGCGCGTTCAGGTGACGTATCTGCAACTCGGCGCCGAACCCGGCCACACGCTGCAGATGCTCGTCACGCCGCGCACGAACCCGGCAACGGGTGCGCCATTCGATGTCGATTACAGTCAGGTCGCGGTCGATCCGGCAACGGGCGTCATTCAGGGCAAGCGGCTGTGGGGCACGGTGTCGCTGGCGCGTATCGATCTGATGCCGTTCCTCTACAAACTGCATTACACGCTGCATCTGCCGGTGCTCGGCGGCATCGATACGGGAACGTGGCTGCTCGGTATCGTCGGGATTTTGTGGTTTTTCGACAGCGGCATCGCGCTCGTGCTGTCGTTTCCGAGCGTCAAGGCATGGCGCAAGTCCTTCGCGTTTCGCTTCAGGCGCGGCGGTTATGCGCTCACGTTCGATCTGCATCGGTCGGGCGGCGTCTGGATCTGGGGATTGCTGCTGATGGTCGCTATCACTTCGATATCGATGAATCTCGGCGATCCGGTCGTGCGTCCGCTCGTCTCGCGCCTCTCGCCGCTCGCGCCGACCATGTTCGATAACCCGGAACTCACGCGCGCGGCGCCCAAGGGCAGCACGGCGTTGCCGGCCGAAAGCGTCCTCGCGACCGCCGTCGCGGATGCAAAGCGCCTCGATATCGCCGCACCGCCCGGCGCGCTGTATTACCTTCCGGCGATGCAAGCTTACGGCGTCGGCTTCTTCGCTCCGGGCAACGATCACGGCGACGGCGGTCTCGGCAACGCCTGGCTTTACTACAACGGCTACACCGGCAAGCTCGCCGGATCGTCGATTCCCGGACGCGGGTCGGCCGGCGACATCTTCATGCAGGCGCAGTTTCCGTTGCATTCGGGACGCATCATTGGCGTGACCGGACGCGTGCTCATCAGCTGCGTCGGCGTCATGGTGGCGATCCTCAGCGCGACTGGCCTGATGATCTGGCTGCGCAAACGCACGGCGCGCTCGCGTTCGGCGGCGTCGGCACGCGAACGCGTCGCACGCGGCCAGTCGGTTTCGTCCTGA
- a CDS encoding DUF1801 domain-containing protein has translation MNASEQIDELIAGITDWRGETFADIRRVVLSADPRIIEEWKWMGSPVWSCDGMIAVANAHKGKVKLTFAHGAGIADPDQLFNAGLEGNARRAIDYLEGDKVDARALKALVRAAIAYNQTKLKKNAPARKRVKAGSEG, from the coding sequence ATGAATGCATCGGAACAAATCGACGAATTGATCGCGGGAATCACCGACTGGCGCGGCGAGACGTTCGCGGACATTCGCCGCGTGGTTCTCTCGGCGGACCCGCGCATCATCGAGGAATGGAAGTGGATGGGCAGCCCGGTCTGGTCGTGCGACGGCATGATCGCGGTGGCCAACGCACACAAGGGCAAGGTGAAGCTGACCTTCGCGCACGGCGCGGGTATTGCCGATCCGGACCAGCTCTTCAACGCGGGCCTCGAAGGAAACGCGCGACGCGCCATCGACTATCTCGAAGGCGACAAGGTCGATGCCCGCGCTTTGAAGGCGCTCGTGCGCGCGGCTATCGCTTATAACCAGACCAAGCTCAAGAAGAACGCGCCTGCGCGCAAGCGGGTGAAGGCGGGTAGCGAAGGCTGA
- a CDS encoding NmrA family NAD(P)-binding protein gives MYVITGISGKVGGALAKALLDAGQTVRAVVRDAKKGDAWKARGCKVALADMTDARALAHAFEGATGVFILPPSDFDPAPGFASACEVIDAVVAAIALAKPKKIVCLSTIGAQAKESNLLSQRTLMEEALSEQDIPVTFLRPGWFMENSEWDVDTARNEGIVHSFLQPLDRAIPMIATEDVGRTAAALLQEEWSGVRYVELEGPQRVRPNDIAAAFAQTLGKPVRAQAVPREQWEALFVSQGMRHPTPRMRMLDGFNEGWIDFEGPVERVRKGSVSLLAVIGKLVSSR, from the coding sequence ATGTACGTCATCACGGGAATCAGCGGAAAGGTAGGCGGCGCGCTCGCCAAGGCATTGCTCGACGCGGGTCAGACGGTCCGCGCGGTCGTGCGCGATGCGAAGAAGGGCGACGCGTGGAAGGCGCGCGGCTGCAAGGTGGCGCTCGCCGACATGACGGATGCGCGAGCGCTTGCGCATGCGTTCGAAGGCGCGACGGGCGTGTTCATTCTTCCGCCCTCGGATTTCGATCCGGCGCCCGGTTTTGCGAGCGCGTGCGAAGTGATCGATGCGGTCGTCGCCGCTATCGCGCTTGCGAAGCCGAAGAAGATCGTTTGTCTGTCGACCATCGGTGCGCAGGCGAAAGAAAGCAATCTGCTCTCGCAACGCACGCTGATGGAAGAAGCGTTGAGCGAACAGGATATTCCCGTGACCTTTCTGCGTCCGGGCTGGTTCATGGAAAACAGCGAATGGGACGTCGATACGGCGCGCAACGAGGGCATCGTCCATTCGTTCCTGCAGCCGCTCGATCGCGCCATCCCGATGATCGCCACGGAAGACGTCGGCCGCACCGCCGCCGCCTTGCTCCAAGAGGAATGGAGTGGCGTGCGGTATGTCGAACTCGAAGGCCCGCAACGCGTCCGCCCAAACGATATCGCAGCGGCGTTCGCGCAGACGCTCGGTAAGCCGGTGCGCGCGCAAGCCGTGCCGCGCGAACAGTGGGAAGCGTTATTCGTGAGTCAGGGCATGCGGCATCCCACGCCGCGCATGCGCATGCTCGACGGCTTCAACGAAGGCTGGATCGACTTCGAAGGCCCGGTGGAGCGTGTCCGCAAGGGCTCGGTCTCGCTGCTGGCGGTGATCGGGAAACTCGTTTCCTCGCGCTGA
- a CDS encoding DUF1090 domain-containing protein yields MKTAFTAACLAMAAMPLVCSAQTSCDSKRASIEEEITYARAHGNASRIDGLETALGKLNANCTEASLRNESQRKVASAQKKLAEREHDLQKAKTEGKSAKKIAERQRKVDEAHAELARAQTEAAP; encoded by the coding sequence ATGAAAACGGCGTTCACGGCGGCATGTCTGGCAATGGCGGCCATGCCGCTCGTTTGTTCCGCACAGACCAGTTGCGACTCGAAGCGCGCCTCGATCGAAGAGGAAATTACCTATGCGCGTGCGCATGGCAATGCGAGTCGTATCGATGGCCTGGAGACCGCACTTGGCAAACTGAACGCCAATTGCACGGAAGCGTCCTTACGCAACGAGAGCCAGCGCAAGGTCGCATCCGCGCAAAAGAAGCTCGCCGAACGCGAGCACGATCTGCAGAAAGCGAAGACCGAAGGCAAGAGCGCGAAGAAGATCGCGGAGCGCCAGCGCAAGGTGGACGAAGCGCACGCGGAACTCGCGCGTGCGCAGACCGAAGCGGCGCCTTGA
- a CDS encoding DUF1109 domain-containing protein — protein sequence MKTDDLIDLLSNGATRVDRAAIARRFGEALPLGVLGSVVLMLMVYGMRPDLRSVAGTAMFWAKIAFPSCVGIGALLAVTRLGRPGARAGHAWALVVLPFVVVWVAGAFVLAAALPVDRVPLVLGHSWRSCPFNITLLSLPTFPAVFWAVKGLAPTRLRLAGAVAGLLASSLATLAYCLHCPEMSPAFWSVWYAIGMLMPAAIGAWLGPRLLRW from the coding sequence ATGAAAACCGATGACCTGATCGATCTCCTCTCGAATGGCGCGACGCGCGTCGATCGCGCGGCCATTGCACGACGCTTCGGCGAGGCGTTGCCGCTCGGTGTGCTCGGCTCCGTCGTGTTGATGCTGATGGTCTATGGAATGCGGCCCGACTTGCGCAGCGTCGCGGGCACCGCGATGTTCTGGGCGAAGATCGCATTTCCCTCGTGCGTCGGCATCGGCGCGTTGCTCGCCGTGACGCGGCTCGGCAGGCCGGGTGCGCGCGCGGGTCATGCGTGGGCGCTCGTGGTGCTGCCTTTCGTCGTCGTCTGGGTTGCCGGGGCGTTCGTCCTTGCGGCCGCGCTTCCCGTGGACCGCGTGCCGCTCGTTCTTGGGCATTCGTGGCGCAGTTGTCCGTTCAATATCACGCTGCTATCGTTGCCGACGTTTCCGGCCGTGTTTTGGGCCGTCAAGGGGCTTGCACCCACACGTTTGCGGCTCGCTGGGGCGGTCGCGGGCTTACTCGCAAGCTCGCTCGCCACGCTGGCGTATTGCCTGCATTGCCCGGAGATGAGCCCCGCGTTCTGGAGCGTGTGGTATGCCATCGGCATGCTCATGCCTGCCGCTATCGGCGCATGGCTCGGGCCGCGCCTGCTGCGCTGGTGA
- a CDS encoding sigma-70 family RNA polymerase sigma factor, with the protein MHDAEHRLKALFVLGLDGEQTAYREFLQALTRHLRAYLRKRIPQHREDVEDLVQEILLAVHNARHTYRPDEPLTAWVHAIARYKLTDFFRSRSRHESLNDPLDNHTDLFALSDDEPARARHDIGKLLEHLPDKQRLPIVHVKLEGLSVTETARITGLSESAVKVGVHRGLKALAARIRGIR; encoded by the coding sequence TTGCATGACGCGGAACACCGCCTGAAGGCTCTGTTCGTGCTCGGCCTGGACGGCGAGCAGACTGCCTACCGCGAATTCCTGCAGGCGCTGACGCGGCATTTGCGGGCTTATCTGCGCAAACGTATTCCGCAGCATCGCGAAGATGTCGAAGACCTCGTGCAGGAAATCCTGCTCGCCGTGCACAATGCGCGGCATACGTATCGGCCGGACGAACCGCTCACGGCGTGGGTGCATGCCATTGCCCGCTACAAGCTGACCGACTTCTTCCGCTCGCGCTCGCGTCACGAATCGCTGAACGACCCGCTCGACAACCATACCGACCTCTTCGCGCTCAGCGACGACGAACCCGCGCGCGCGCGTCACGACATCGGCAAGTTGCTCGAACATCTTCCTGACAAACAGCGCTTGCCTATCGTTCATGTCAAGCTCGAAGGCCTTTCCGTCACCGAAACGGCGCGCATCACGGGGCTGTCCGAGTCGGCGGTGAAGGTGGGCGTGCATCGCGGCCTGAAGGCACTTGCCGCGCGCATCCGGGGTATCCGATGA
- a CDS encoding cytochrome b/b6 domain-containing protein: MQTTLVDQPSELVHPLWLRVSHWLNAFAAFIMLFSGWRIYDASPVFPGFVIPPSITLGGWLGGALQWHFAAMWLLFFNGIFYLILNLASGRFLARFFPVSPRAVWRDLVAALTGKLSHGDLRQYNAVQKLAYLVVVIDLMVLVLSGLAIWKSVQFPLLRELMGGYDRARVVHFCAMAVMAAFIVVHVAMVALVPRSLLTMLRGR, translated from the coding sequence ATGCAAACCACTCTTGTCGATCAGCCTTCTGAACTCGTGCATCCGCTCTGGCTGCGCGTCTCGCACTGGCTCAATGCCTTTGCCGCTTTCATCATGCTGTTCTCGGGATGGCGCATCTACGACGCATCGCCCGTCTTTCCCGGCTTCGTCATTCCGCCATCGATCACCCTTGGCGGCTGGCTCGGTGGCGCGTTGCAATGGCATTTCGCGGCCATGTGGCTGCTGTTCTTCAACGGCATCTTCTATCTGATACTCAATCTCGCGAGCGGCCGTTTCCTCGCCAGGTTCTTCCCAGTGTCGCCACGCGCCGTATGGCGTGACCTGGTCGCGGCGCTCACCGGCAAGCTCTCGCATGGCGACTTGCGCCAGTACAACGCGGTGCAGAAGCTCGCGTATCTCGTCGTCGTGATCGATCTGATGGTGCTCGTGCTCTCAGGGCTCGCGATCTGGAAGTCGGTGCAGTTTCCGCTGCTGCGCGAACTCATGGGCGGTTATGACCGGGCGCGCGTCGTCCATTTCTGCGCGATGGCGGTGATGGCGGCGTTCATCGTCGTCCATGTGGCGATGGTCGCACTCGTGCCGCGTTCGCTTCTGACCATGCTGCGCGGCCGTTGA
- a CDS encoding molybdopterin-dependent oxidoreductase, which produces MKPKDRSIMTLDRASILADARRELDMPSRRLFGKRLLSLGGLAMLTGCSITDDDSVNTFLTAVSRLNDRVQGALFDPARLAPTYTEAQITRPFPFNAFYGIDDVPSVNGSDYRLKVSGLVAGQRVWTLPQLYALPHAEQITRHICVEGWSAVGRWGGTPFSEFLRRAGADTTAKYVGFRCADDYYESIDMPTALHPQTLLTFDYDGERLPAKYGYPMKLRMPTKLGYKNPKHIVEIFVTNTYPGGYWVDQGYNWFGGS; this is translated from the coding sequence ATGAAACCCAAGGACAGAAGCATCATGACGCTCGATCGCGCATCGATTCTCGCGGATGCGCGGCGCGAACTCGATATGCCGTCGCGGCGTCTTTTCGGCAAGCGCCTGTTGTCGCTCGGCGGACTGGCGATGCTCACCGGCTGCTCGATCACCGACGACGACTCGGTGAACACATTCCTGACTGCGGTATCGCGGCTCAACGACCGCGTGCAAGGCGCGCTATTCGATCCCGCGCGGCTCGCACCGACCTACACGGAAGCGCAAATCACGCGGCCGTTTCCATTCAACGCGTTCTACGGAATCGACGACGTACCGAGCGTGAATGGCAGCGACTATCGGCTGAAGGTGAGCGGGCTCGTGGCGGGGCAGCGCGTATGGACTTTGCCGCAGCTTTACGCGCTGCCGCATGCCGAACAGATCACGCGTCATATCTGCGTGGAAGGCTGGAGCGCCGTAGGACGTTGGGGCGGCACGCCGTTCTCGGAGTTCCTGCGTCGCGCCGGCGCGGATACAACGGCGAAGTACGTCGGTTTTCGTTGCGCGGACGACTACTACGAGAGCATCGACATGCCGACGGCGCTGCATCCGCAGACACTGCTCACTTTCGATTACGACGGCGAACGCTTGCCGGCGAAATACGGTTATCCGATGAAGCTTCGCATGCCGACCAAGCTCGGCTACAAGAACCCGAAGCATATCGTCGAGATCTTCGTCACGAACACGTATCCCGGCGGCTATTGGGTCGACCAGGGCTACAACTGGTTCGGCGGTTCATGA
- a CDS encoding pentapeptide MXKDX repeat protein, with translation MKQLMTAVFTAVLAIGTTAAYAQASDTMAQGSMSKDSMSHDSMSKDAMSHDSMGKGDKMKKHDKMSKDHAASGAMAQ, from the coding sequence ATGAAGCAATTGATGACGGCAGTTTTCACCGCGGTCCTTGCAATCGGCACGACGGCCGCATACGCGCAGGCAAGCGATACGATGGCGCAGGGCTCGATGAGCAAGGACAGCATGTCTCACGATTCCATGAGCAAGGACGCGATGTCGCATGACTCGATGGGCAAGGGCGACAAGATGAAGAAGCACGACAAGATGAGCAAGGATCACGCGGCTTCGGGCGCGATGGCGCAGTAA